A DNA window from Deinococcus sonorensis KR-87 contains the following coding sequences:
- the dgoD gene encoding galactonate dehydratase, which produces MKITRLTTYRVPPRWLFLKIETDEGLTGWGEPVVEGRAHTVAAAVDELADYLIGRDPLLIEDHWNVMYRGGFYRGGAILMSAIAGIDQALWDIKGKYHGVPVHALLGGQVRDRMRVYCWIGGDRPAEVGRAALEVAARGFTAIKMNATEELQYLDSHDKIDRVLERVQAVRDAAGPGLGIAVDFHGRVHKPMAKILAKELDPLRLMFIEEPVLSEHNDALQHIARYTDTPIATGERMYSRWDFKQLLHDGYVDVIQPDLSHAGGITECRKIAAMAEAYDVALAPHCPLGPIALAACLHLDAVAYNAFIQEQSLGIHYNESNDLLDYLLNPEVFAYADGHVAFPQGPGLGLEINEEYVLEMARSGHRWRNPIWRHQDGSFAEW; this is translated from the coding sequence ATGAAAATCACCCGTCTGACCACCTACCGCGTGCCGCCCCGCTGGCTGTTTCTCAAGATCGAGACCGACGAGGGGCTGACCGGCTGGGGCGAGCCGGTGGTGGAGGGCCGAGCCCACACCGTGGCAGCGGCGGTGGACGAGCTGGCCGACTACCTGATCGGGCGCGATCCGCTGCTGATCGAGGACCACTGGAACGTGATGTACCGGGGCGGCTTCTACCGGGGCGGGGCGATCCTGATGAGCGCCATCGCCGGCATTGATCAGGCGCTGTGGGACATCAAGGGCAAGTACCACGGGGTGCCAGTCCACGCGCTGCTGGGCGGGCAGGTGCGCGACCGCATGCGGGTGTACTGCTGGATCGGGGGCGACCGCCCCGCCGAGGTGGGCCGCGCCGCACTGGAAGTAGCCGCGCGCGGCTTCACGGCCATCAAGATGAACGCCACCGAGGAACTGCAGTACCTGGACAGCCACGACAAGATCGACCGGGTGCTGGAGCGGGTGCAGGCGGTCCGGGACGCGGCCGGGCCGGGCCTGGGCATCGCGGTGGACTTTCACGGCCGGGTGCACAAGCCGATGGCCAAGATCCTGGCGAAGGAACTCGATCCGCTGCGGCTGATGTTCATCGAGGAGCCGGTGCTGAGCGAGCACAACGACGCGCTGCAGCACATCGCGCGCTACACCGACACGCCCATCGCGACCGGCGAGCGGATGTACTCGCGCTGGGACTTCAAACAGCTGCTGCACGACGGCTACGTGGACGTGATCCAGCCGGACCTGTCGCATGCGGGCGGCATCACCGAGTGCCGCAAGATCGCCGCGATGGCCGAGGCCTACGACGTGGCGCTGGCGCCGCACTGCCCGCTTGGCCCGATTGCGCTGGCCGCCTGCCTGCACCTCGACGCGGTAGCGTACAACGCCTTCATTCAGGAGCAAAGTCTGGGCATCCATTACAACGAGAGCAATGACCTGCTGGACTACCTGCTCAATCCAGAGGTGTTCGCGTACGCGGACGGCCATGTGGCGTTCCCACAGGGGCCGGGCCTGGGCCTGGAGATCAACGAGGAGTACGTCTTGGAGATGGCCCGCAGCGGCCACCGCTGGCGCAACCCCATCTGGCGCCACCAGGACGGCAGCTTTGCCGAGTGGTAA
- a CDS encoding acetamidase/formamidase family protein encodes MTPHIHTIHHHHFGWDNSLTPDTHAAPGDTLAFTVQDASGGQLTEHSSVADLAAFDFSRTNPVNGPVYIDGAEPGDALKVEVLDFQEGGWGWTGLIPGFGLLADEFPDPWLHLSRYDREAVQFTPEIRLPTRPFTGTIGVAPAEPGLHSVVPPRRVGGNLDIRDLTRGSTLYLPVEVPGALFSVGDTHACQGDGEVCGTAVETAMTVQLRFSLIKGANFSAPRFEVPASGLAPVDQQGYYATTGIGPDLYRAAQDAIRAMIDHLGREYRLDPPLAYALCSVAVDLKISEIVDAPNWLVSAYLPRSIFR; translated from the coding sequence CTGGGACAACAGCCTGACGCCCGACACCCACGCCGCCCCGGGCGACACGCTGGCCTTCACGGTGCAGGATGCCAGCGGCGGCCAGCTCACCGAGCACAGCAGCGTGGCCGACCTGGCCGCCTTCGACTTCTCGCGCACCAACCCGGTGAATGGTCCGGTCTACATTGACGGGGCCGAGCCGGGCGACGCCCTGAAGGTGGAAGTGCTGGACTTTCAGGAGGGCGGCTGGGGCTGGACCGGCCTGATTCCCGGCTTCGGGCTGCTGGCCGACGAGTTCCCCGACCCCTGGCTGCACCTGAGCCGCTACGACCGCGAGGCGGTGCAGTTCACGCCCGAGATCCGGCTGCCGACCCGCCCGTTTACCGGCACCATCGGGGTGGCGCCCGCCGAGCCGGGCCTGCACAGCGTGGTGCCGCCGCGCCGGGTGGGCGGCAACCTGGACATCCGCGACCTGACGCGCGGGTCCACGCTGTACCTGCCGGTGGAGGTGCCGGGGGCGCTGTTCAGCGTGGGCGACACGCACGCCTGCCAGGGCGACGGCGAGGTGTGCGGTACCGCCGTCGAAACCGCCATGACGGTCCAGCTGCGCTTCTCGCTGATCAAAGGGGCCAACTTCTCGGCCCCGCGCTTTGAGGTGCCGGCCAGCGGCCTGGCCCCGGTGGACCAGCAGGGTTACTACGCCACCACCGGCATCGGTCCGGACCTGTACCGGGCCGCCCAGGACGCCATCCGTGCCATGATCGACCACCTGGGACGCGAGTACCGCCTGGACCCCCCGCTCGCCTACGCGCTGTGCAGCGTGGCGGTGGACCTGAAGATCAGCGAGATCGTGGACGCCCCGAACTGGCTGGTCAGCGCCTACCTGCCGCGCAGCATCTTCCGCTAG
- a CDS encoding MerR family transcriptional regulator: MSGQPLPTSWSGALDELAALANTLLPQYLPLDRSGRTQDAINPRLIRHYTTLGLLDEPAKQGREARYSQRHLLQLLALRRLMGEGLTAQALHGTLTTRTDDELRALLSGQSELTLQASNPALAYLKQLRSQAEPPAAVSAPMFSSAPPPAPRAAPASPDIQPSPPERYTRLALAPGLELHVSRHARLPRTAAEQDALYQALLQALATFRRDTP, encoded by the coding sequence ATGTCCGGACAACCCCTCCCGACCAGCTGGTCGGGTGCTCTCGACGAGCTGGCCGCGCTCGCCAACACCCTGCTGCCGCAGTACCTTCCGCTGGACCGCTCCGGGCGGACCCAGGACGCCATCAACCCGCGTCTGATCCGCCATTACACCACCCTGGGCCTGCTCGACGAGCCGGCCAAGCAGGGCCGCGAGGCCCGCTACAGCCAGCGGCACCTGCTGCAGCTGCTGGCCCTGCGCCGGCTGATGGGGGAGGGCCTGACCGCCCAGGCGCTGCACGGCACCCTGACCACCCGCACCGATGACGAACTGCGCGCGCTGCTCAGTGGCCAGAGTGAGCTGACCCTGCAGGCCAGCAACCCGGCGCTGGCCTACCTGAAGCAGCTGCGTTCCCAGGCTGAGCCTCCAGCGGCCGTCTCCGCGCCGATGTTCAGCAGCGCGCCTCCACCCGCTCCTCGTGCCGCTCCAGCCTCGCCGGACATCCAGCCGTCCCCACCCGAACGCTACACCCGACTCGCACTCGCCCCCGGCCTGGAGCTGCATGTCAGCCGCCATGCCCGGCTGCCGCGCACCGCCGCCGAACAGGACGCGCTGTATCAGGCGCTGCTTCAGGCCCTCGCCACCTTCAGGAGAGACACCCCATGA
- a CDS encoding 2-dehydro-3-deoxygalactonokinase: MYAVIDSGTTRTRVRVWDGQGVTWQAERQIGARDTARQGTEGLAGALDELLTLARAQGPLRAVLASGMIGSNLGLVDIPHLPAPVRYQQLADGIHTRTFERLGQICFVPGVRTLPQGPSDLAHLGEQDVMRGEEVEVYALRRLLQLSGPVNFVHYGSHHKVICTDDEGIQRSVTTLGGELLAATLQHTILSGSAAPPDTLGPLDPDIWQAGLLQAQQAGFARAAFCVRLAEQRLGLTPEQATTYLLGAVASLDLPLLPQGAPLVLYGHATFTAPVARYLTGQGRPVLAADPAQSALAAVQGAVQLFERRADA, encoded by the coding sequence ATGTACGCCGTCATCGATTCCGGCACCACCCGCACCCGCGTCCGCGTCTGGGACGGGCAGGGCGTGACCTGGCAGGCCGAACGTCAGATCGGCGCGCGCGACACTGCCCGTCAGGGCACGGAGGGGCTGGCGGGCGCGCTCGACGAGCTGCTGACTCTGGCCCGGGCCCAGGGACCGCTCCGGGCTGTGCTGGCGTCCGGCATGATCGGCAGCAACCTGGGGCTGGTGGACATCCCGCACCTGCCGGCGCCGGTGAGGTATCAGCAGCTGGCCGACGGCATTCACACCCGCACCTTCGAGCGGCTGGGACAGATCTGCTTCGTGCCGGGCGTACGGACGCTGCCCCAGGGTCCCTCGGATCTCGCGCATCTCGGGGAGCAGGACGTGATGCGCGGCGAGGAGGTGGAGGTGTACGCCCTGAGACGCCTGCTGCAGCTGAGCGGCCCGGTGAACTTCGTGCATTACGGCTCGCACCACAAGGTCATCTGCACCGACGACGAAGGCATCCAGCGCTCCGTCACCACCCTGGGCGGCGAACTGCTGGCCGCCACCCTGCAGCACACCATCCTGAGTGGCAGCGCCGCGCCGCCAGACACCCTCGGCCCGCTGGACCCAGACATCTGGCAGGCTGGGCTACTGCAGGCGCAGCAGGCCGGGTTTGCCCGCGCCGCCTTCTGTGTCCGGCTGGCGGAACAGCGGCTCGGCCTGACGCCGGAGCAGGCCACCACCTACCTGCTGGGGGCGGTGGCGAGCCTGGACCTTCCGCTGCTGCCACAGGGCGCGCCGCTGGTGCTGTACGGCCACGCCACCTTCACCGCCCCGGTAGCGCGGTACCTGACAGGCCAGGGCCGGCCGGTGCTCGCCGCAGACCCGGCGCAGAGTGCCCTGGCTGCGGTACAGGGCGCGGTTCAGCTGTTTGAAAGGCGCGCCGATGCTTGA
- a CDS encoding bifunctional 4-hydroxy-2-oxoglutarate aldolase/2-dehydro-3-deoxy-phosphogluconate aldolase: MLDLPALVHAHRIIAILRGVPLQHAVRLTEHLHRAGIRLLEVALSDRHGLDVLRELDRQFGPELVLGAGTVITPELAAQAQAAGARFLLTPHVVPEVNAYAVQHGLGLISGAMTPTEIQQALAQGSRPVKLFPAGDLGPGYLRSLLGPYPDLQVVVVGNITTANLPEFVRAGAVGAGIGSHLTHTDWNAPDFATLEHRARTLLAQFGSPEDRA, translated from the coding sequence ATGCTTGACCTGCCTGCTCTGGTCCACGCTCACCGGATCATCGCCATTCTGAGAGGCGTTCCGCTGCAGCATGCGGTCCGGCTCACCGAGCACCTGCACCGGGCCGGCATCCGGCTGTTGGAGGTGGCGCTCAGCGACCGGCATGGGCTGGACGTGCTGCGCGAACTGGACCGGCAGTTCGGCCCGGAGCTGGTGCTGGGCGCCGGCACGGTCATCACCCCGGAGCTGGCGGCCCAGGCCCAGGCGGCGGGTGCACGTTTTCTGCTCACCCCGCACGTGGTGCCGGAAGTCAATGCCTACGCGGTCCAGCACGGCCTGGGCCTGATCAGCGGCGCGATGACGCCCACCGAGATCCAGCAGGCGCTGGCCCAGGGGAGCCGCCCGGTCAAGCTGTTCCCGGCCGGCGATCTGGGGCCAGGATACCTGCGCAGCCTGCTGGGGCCGTACCCGGATCTGCAGGTCGTGGTGGTGGGCAACATCACGACCGCCAACCTGCCGGAGTTCGTGCGCGCCGGTGCGGTGGGCGCCGGCATCGGCAGCCACCTGACCCACACCGACTGGAACGCCCCGGACTTTGCGACCCTGGAACACCGGGCGCGGACCTTGCTGGCCCAGTTCGGCTCCCCGGAGGACCGTGCATGA